In a single window of the Arthrobacter sp. StoSoilA2 genome:
- the rraA gene encoding ribonuclease E activity regulator RraA, with the protein MNEQINTADLYDDRGEELESVAVQFQNLGGHTHFSGQVRTIRCFEDNALVKTVLGTPGEGAVLVVDGQGSLRTALMGDMIAESAVANGWAGVIINGAIRDREALARLPLGIKALASNPKKSAKTGVGEVDVQLVIDRVRIQPGVMIYSDPDGILVER; encoded by the coding sequence ATGAACGAGCAGATTAATACAGCTGATCTCTATGACGATCGGGGCGAGGAATTGGAATCGGTTGCTGTCCAGTTCCAGAACCTCGGCGGTCACACGCACTTCAGCGGACAGGTACGAACCATCAGGTGCTTCGAGGACAACGCCTTGGTGAAGACAGTCCTCGGGACGCCCGGCGAAGGAGCCGTTCTGGTGGTTGACGGTCAGGGATCATTGAGGACTGCCCTCATGGGGGACATGATCGCTGAAAGCGCGGTGGCCAATGGTTGGGCCGGCGTCATTATTAACGGAGCCATCAGGGATCGGGAAGCACTCGCCCGCCTCCCGCTGGGCATCAAGGCGCTGGCTAGCAACCCGAAGAAGAGCGCAAAGACGGGTGTAGGCGAGGTTGACGTCCAGCTGGTGATTGACCGCGTGAGAATCCAACCCGGAGTAATGATCTACAGCGACCCGGATGGCATTCTCGTGGAACGCTGA
- a CDS encoding FG-GAP-like repeat-containing protein → MPTVVAAVAREIYMGQPQLNGDPSVGGLLRADLEGYAPFVIPEGGTPAFTYRWTRDGQTIAGATGSTYRATRADQGRVVAAFVTVSYDAESKLTLQADYPLRIAAKPRARGFNGDDTLDIFARDAAGRLLLYPTDGRGNWQSAQVLGTGWNIFNLLVSPGDFDGDGTVDVIGRDGQGRLFLYQGNGTGGWKKALQIGQGWQAFKTISAAGDFNGDGTNDLLAVDQWHQAILYPGNGRGGWLQPYGVDTYWINQNPVFTVGHFGGQNKLGIVSRDIFGTLVLHESTRNGWFDGHTDGIGWGFTGFTTVGSAGDFNGDNKIDVYSIDSAGQLTMYYGKGSDYLTSGQPGIRWLGQSTVGWGWGGFTAVF, encoded by the coding sequence GTGCCTACCGTAGTTGCAGCAGTTGCCCGCGAGATTTACATGGGCCAGCCGCAATTGAACGGCGACCCCAGCGTTGGAGGTCTGCTAAGAGCGGACCTGGAGGGATATGCGCCATTCGTCATACCCGAGGGTGGCACGCCGGCTTTCACCTACAGGTGGACGCGAGACGGTCAAACCATAGCAGGGGCAACCGGCTCGACCTACCGTGCAACCCGAGCTGACCAAGGCCGCGTTGTAGCGGCGTTCGTCACGGTTTCCTATGATGCCGAATCGAAATTGACCCTGCAGGCAGACTATCCGTTGCGGATAGCCGCCAAACCCCGGGCCCGGGGGTTTAACGGTGACGACACGCTGGACATCTTCGCCAGGGATGCCGCCGGACGACTGTTGCTGTACCCCACCGACGGCCGCGGCAATTGGCAGTCGGCCCAAGTGCTCGGAACGGGTTGGAACATCTTCAACCTGCTGGTATCGCCGGGCGACTTCGACGGAGACGGCACAGTGGACGTCATTGGCCGCGACGGTCAGGGCCGACTCTTCCTTTACCAGGGCAACGGCACGGGGGGCTGGAAGAAGGCCTTGCAGATTGGTCAAGGTTGGCAGGCGTTCAAGACAATCTCTGCTGCAGGTGACTTCAATGGCGACGGCACCAACGATCTCCTTGCCGTGGACCAGTGGCACCAAGCTATTCTCTACCCTGGGAACGGACGCGGCGGATGGCTGCAGCCCTACGGCGTTGATACTTATTGGATCAACCAGAACCCAGTCTTCACCGTGGGACACTTCGGTGGCCAGAACAAGCTCGGAATCGTGTCCCGCGATATCTTCGGGACCCTGGTCCTTCATGAGTCCACCCGCAACGGATGGTTCGATGGCCACACGGATGGCATCGGCTGGGGCTTCACGGGATTCACCACTGTGGGCTCGGCCGGTGACTTCAACGGTGACAACAAGATCGATGTCTACAGCATTGACTCCGCGGGACAACTCACCATGTACTACGGCAAAGGCTCCGACTATTTGACGAGTGGACAGCCTGGGATCCGCTGGTTGGGGCAATCCACTGTCGGCTGGGGCTGGGGAGGGTTCACCGCCGTTTTCTAG
- a CDS encoding MFS transporter has protein sequence MSLSDLPGPVPDPAIVRGGTATALAEPVDRVRALWITGVVLINVGINAAFFGPIQVLLGQQAAHFDEEQKEAILALVTGCGAAVSLVANPLFGAFSDRTVSRFGRRVPWVLVGAILGAVALVGLAGAPNVAVMTVLWCLVQAGCNGAYAAITAAIPDRVPVPQRGTVGGLAAMGQTVGILAGAVIAAVVAGNFAAGYLVCAAALLAGVVLYLFKNDDQPLPAQARPPFSLARFFQGFWVSPARYPDFAWAWLTRLLVNIGNHMVTLYLLFFLSDAVHVKETEGIEPAIGVLILTGLYAVMVIITSVIGGALSDRMGKRKPLVIASSVIIAVASLILGFAPTWAGAITGALVLGLGFGAYLAVDFALITQVLPTALDRGRDLGVINVANSLPQVIAPLIAFPFVTYLGGYVSLYVAAAVIGLLGAVFVVKIKSVA, from the coding sequence ATGAGCCTGTCCGACCTGCCCGGTCCTGTGCCGGATCCTGCCATAGTCCGGGGCGGCACGGCCACTGCCCTCGCCGAACCAGTGGACCGGGTCCGCGCACTGTGGATTACTGGCGTCGTGCTCATCAACGTGGGCATCAATGCGGCGTTCTTCGGCCCCATCCAGGTGCTGTTGGGCCAGCAGGCGGCTCACTTCGATGAGGAACAAAAGGAAGCGATCCTGGCTCTGGTAACGGGCTGCGGCGCCGCCGTCTCGTTGGTTGCCAACCCCTTGTTCGGGGCGTTTAGCGACCGGACCGTCTCCCGCTTCGGACGTCGCGTTCCGTGGGTCCTCGTAGGAGCAATCCTGGGCGCTGTAGCACTCGTAGGACTGGCGGGAGCGCCGAACGTCGCGGTCATGACGGTGCTGTGGTGCTTGGTGCAGGCCGGATGCAACGGCGCTTACGCTGCCATTACAGCTGCGATTCCAGACCGCGTTCCGGTGCCGCAACGTGGCACTGTCGGTGGTTTGGCAGCGATGGGACAGACAGTTGGCATCCTGGCCGGCGCGGTGATTGCCGCCGTCGTAGCGGGAAACTTTGCTGCCGGGTACCTGGTGTGTGCAGCGGCGCTGCTTGCCGGCGTCGTGCTTTATCTTTTCAAGAATGACGACCAGCCGCTTCCAGCCCAGGCCCGCCCACCGTTCAGTCTTGCGCGGTTTTTCCAGGGCTTTTGGGTTTCGCCAGCACGCTATCCTGATTTCGCCTGGGCTTGGCTGACGCGACTGTTGGTAAACATTGGCAACCACATGGTCACCCTCTATCTCCTGTTCTTCCTCAGCGATGCCGTGCATGTGAAAGAAACCGAGGGCATCGAACCCGCGATCGGAGTGCTTATCCTGACAGGCCTGTATGCGGTCATGGTGATTATCACCAGCGTGATCGGCGGAGCTTTGAGCGACCGGATGGGCAAACGGAAGCCTTTGGTGATCGCGTCGTCCGTGATCATCGCCGTAGCGTCCTTGATTCTCGGGTTTGCGCCGACGTGGGCCGGTGCCATCACGGGGGCACTGGTCCTGGGCCTCGGCTTTGGAGCCTATCTTGCCGTGGACTTCGCACTGATCACCCAGGTCCTGCCGACGGCACTGGACCGTGGCAGGGACCTGGGCGTGATCAACGTGGCAAACTCGCTCCCGCAAGTCATCGCCCCGCTTATCGCTTTCCCGTTCGTCACGTATTTGGGCGGCTACGTCTCGCTGTATGTGGCCGCCGCGGTCATCGGGCTGCTGGGTGCGGTGTTCGTGGTCAAGATCAAGAGCGTGGCGTAA
- a CDS encoding aromatic amino acid ammonia-lyase: MVEIDGRRLGLAEIVAIAAGGEKVVLAQSAIEHMAASQRSARATAQRRPVYGRSTGVGANRSVTLDTSDASADQHGVNLLRSHAVDAGRALDRETVRAMLVVRASQLAAGASGINPDLVEAVVQMLNADTLPEVREFGGIGTADLPALAGTALTLLGERPTMDGTPVPKALDSWPTEDALPFISSSALTIGQAILAHQKLVTMMENLTTISALSFTAMSGNPEAFGTEVAKATESDAMADVAATLQELVAGSGKPARIQDPYCLRMLPHSLGAVMEELESMRIALERLSVAGHENPMVFGSVEDGTNGVAHHGLFHMSTLARRIDALQVALGAACTTTLGRITRLCDPTFTGLHPFLAGNDAGQSGVMMLEYVAAAAVGRIRANAQPVSLQTVNLSLGAEEDASFATLGAAQLESTAHALATVAGVELLCASRALRAQGRRPGEFSSPRLRAMMEAGFTLPSDVQDRDLRDDLEQAQRLVQDSY, encoded by the coding sequence ATGGTCGAGATCGACGGACGACGCCTTGGGCTTGCCGAGATCGTGGCAATTGCCGCTGGCGGCGAGAAGGTGGTTCTTGCGCAGTCGGCGATCGAACACATGGCCGCCTCGCAGCGCTCAGCCCGCGCAACGGCACAGAGACGTCCGGTTTATGGGCGCTCCACTGGTGTGGGGGCTAACCGTTCCGTAACCCTGGATACATCGGATGCGTCCGCAGACCAGCACGGAGTCAACTTGCTTCGGAGCCATGCGGTGGATGCCGGACGAGCCCTTGACCGCGAAACGGTGAGGGCCATGCTGGTGGTCAGAGCGTCCCAGCTGGCGGCTGGGGCATCCGGAATCAACCCGGACCTGGTCGAGGCCGTCGTGCAGATGCTGAACGCGGATACCCTGCCCGAAGTGCGGGAATTTGGCGGTATTGGCACAGCAGACCTGCCGGCCCTGGCAGGAACCGCGTTAACACTCTTGGGTGAGCGTCCCACGATGGATGGCACGCCGGTGCCGAAGGCTTTGGATTCCTGGCCCACTGAAGACGCGCTTCCCTTCATCAGTTCCAGTGCCCTCACCATCGGGCAGGCGATCCTGGCTCACCAGAAGCTGGTCACGATGATGGAGAACCTGACCACCATCAGTGCTCTGTCGTTCACGGCCATGTCCGGCAATCCGGAAGCGTTCGGCACCGAAGTCGCAAAGGCCACTGAATCGGACGCCATGGCTGATGTCGCTGCGACCCTGCAGGAATTGGTGGCTGGATCCGGCAAGCCTGCAAGGATTCAGGATCCGTACTGCTTGCGCATGTTGCCGCACTCTCTGGGGGCGGTCATGGAAGAACTCGAATCGATGAGGATCGCTCTGGAGCGCTTGTCCGTGGCGGGCCACGAGAACCCCATGGTCTTTGGCTCAGTGGAAGATGGCACGAACGGCGTGGCACATCACGGCCTGTTCCATATGTCCACACTGGCGCGGCGCATCGATGCCCTGCAGGTGGCCCTTGGGGCCGCGTGCACTACGACGTTGGGCAGGATCACCCGTCTCTGCGATCCCACTTTCACCGGCCTCCACCCATTCCTGGCAGGCAACGATGCAGGCCAGTCCGGAGTCATGATGCTGGAGTACGTCGCCGCTGCAGCGGTAGGCCGTATTCGCGCCAACGCCCAGCCCGTAAGCCTGCAAACCGTCAACTTGTCCTTGGGTGCTGAGGAAGACGCGAGCTTCGCAACTCTTGGTGCGGCGCAGTTGGAGTCCACTGCGCACGCATTGGCGACCGTCGCCGGCGTCGAGCTTCTTTGTGCGTCACGTGCGCTCCGCGCGCAAGGCAGGCGTCCGGGCGAATTCAGCAGCCCCAGGCTGCGAGCCATGATGGAGGCAGGCTTCACCTTGCCATCCGACGTTCAGGACCGCGACTTGCGGGATGACCTTGAGCAGGCGCAACGCCTTGTCCAGGACTCGTACTGA
- a CDS encoding FG-GAP-like repeat-containing protein, which translates to MNSQQPARPSVPTRLRRLSFLLAVSALAGALIAPGLPAQAAVPSLAVPMRQVYMAPPELTGEPAVGGLLKADLSWTTPTVVPDGGTPSLSFYWTRDGQVIPGATGQTYRATMADYGRVVTAFATVTYDAESTLTLQARESLRIAAKPRARGFNGDNTMDIFARDAAGRLLLYPTDGRGHWQPTQVIGTGWNAFNLLFSPGDFDGDGTVDVMGRDAQGRLYLYQGNGSGGWKKAIQVGQGWNGFTAIFGAGDFNGDGTNDLIARDASTNLVLYPGNGHGGWLPSYTIGWGWGRYDSLMSVGHFEGRSDLQVAARGQYGNLMVFSSSRNGSFERYTGSTVGYGWEALATIGSAGDFNGDDKIDVFGIDRSGQLTMYYGNGADYLAQGLPGSYWLGQSAVGWGWGGFTAVF; encoded by the coding sequence TTGAACTCTCAACAACCCGCGCGCCCAAGCGTGCCAACCCGACTGCGTCGGCTGTCATTCCTTCTCGCTGTTTCGGCTCTGGCCGGTGCTCTCATCGCTCCGGGCCTGCCCGCCCAGGCTGCCGTTCCATCCTTGGCAGTGCCGATGCGCCAGGTGTACATGGCACCACCCGAACTCACTGGTGAACCTGCAGTGGGCGGCCTGCTGAAGGCTGATCTGAGCTGGACCACGCCAACGGTGGTGCCCGACGGCGGAACCCCTTCGCTTTCGTTCTATTGGACACGCGATGGCCAGGTCATTCCTGGTGCCACGGGCCAAACGTACCGGGCAACAATGGCTGACTACGGCCGGGTGGTGACTGCCTTTGCAACTGTCACCTACGATGCCGAGTCAACCTTGACCCTGCAAGCCCGTGAATCGCTGCGGATCGCCGCCAAGCCCCGGGCTCGCGGATTCAATGGGGACAACACCATGGATATCTTCGCCCGCGACGCGGCTGGCCGTCTCTTGCTGTACCCGACAGACGGGCGGGGACATTGGCAACCCACCCAAGTCATCGGAACCGGATGGAATGCCTTCAACCTTTTATTCTCACCGGGTGATTTCGACGGCGACGGCACCGTTGACGTTATGGGACGCGATGCCCAGGGTCGGTTGTACTTGTACCAGGGAAACGGGTCCGGCGGTTGGAAGAAGGCAATCCAGGTCGGTCAGGGCTGGAACGGATTCACAGCCATTTTTGGTGCTGGCGATTTCAACGGTGACGGCACGAACGATCTCATTGCAAGGGACGCATCGACCAACCTGGTCCTCTACCCCGGCAACGGGCACGGCGGTTGGCTGCCTTCGTACACCATCGGTTGGGGGTGGGGCCGATATGACTCCCTGATGAGCGTTGGCCACTTCGAAGGCAGAAGCGATTTGCAGGTTGCAGCGAGGGGCCAATACGGAAACCTGATGGTCTTTTCAAGCAGCCGCAATGGGTCCTTCGAGCGCTACACGGGATCGACGGTCGGTTACGGCTGGGAGGCCCTCGCCACGATCGGCTCTGCAGGGGACTTCAACGGTGACGACAAGATTGACGTGTTTGGCATCGACCGCAGCGGCCAGCTCACCATGTACTACGGCAACGGCGCGGATTACCTGGCCCAGGGACTGCCCGGTAGCTACTGGCTCGGCCAATCAGCAGTCGGCTGGGGCTGGGGCGGCTTCACGGCCGTCTTCTAG
- a CDS encoding VCBS repeat-containing protein, whose translation MGSTPLRRVRSWLAAFLGSVILVGGLGLAPAAHADDTFAPVPVAVSTTPDAIGAGGQATSRVTFQASGPITDVYVLFRNTATGKLHTTMTQGSYSSADSTYSFDVFFAQGTPPGTYLAQYMQIQTAAGQEVGYWRDGSLIHNPGNLPTSGTAAVALDALDFNYVTPVDIDRPHTSGFYRAEYWDSYTMSLFVRDSWGRLGLFPTGGNGTWQQAYEVGSGWNIFNTMFAAGDFNNDGENDVIARDISGSLFLYPAGWHGGWYPRQQIGWGWGIFSTIFAAGDFSGDGNNDLLARKSSGELVLYPGNGHGGFLAASTVGWGWGGMTSVFSPGDFDGDRKPDVLARDGAGNLIFYGGNGHGGWTSSRVIGQGWNAITKLGGAGDFDGDGANDVWGIDTSGQMRMYYGSGSGGWKGSAVVGWGWGGFNAVF comes from the coding sequence ATGGGGAGCACTCCTCTGCGCCGCGTGCGCAGCTGGCTGGCCGCATTTTTGGGCAGCGTTATTTTGGTCGGCGGGCTGGGGTTGGCACCCGCAGCACATGCTGATGACACCTTCGCACCGGTACCTGTAGCGGTCTCCACGACGCCAGACGCGATCGGCGCTGGAGGGCAGGCAACATCACGCGTTACCTTCCAGGCATCCGGTCCGATTACCGACGTCTACGTCCTGTTCCGGAATACAGCAACGGGTAAACTCCACACGACGATGACGCAGGGCTCGTACAGTTCCGCTGATTCGACATACTCGTTCGACGTCTTCTTTGCACAGGGGACCCCGCCGGGAACCTACCTTGCCCAGTACATGCAGATTCAAACCGCAGCCGGCCAGGAAGTAGGTTACTGGCGCGACGGTTCCCTGATCCACAACCCCGGCAACCTCCCCACCTCCGGAACCGCGGCTGTGGCCTTGGACGCCTTGGACTTCAACTATGTGACTCCCGTAGACATCGATCGTCCCCACACGTCCGGCTTCTACCGTGCCGAATATTGGGATTCGTACACGATGAGCCTGTTCGTCCGGGACTCCTGGGGGCGACTCGGCCTGTTCCCGACCGGCGGAAACGGCACCTGGCAGCAGGCATATGAAGTCGGCTCGGGGTGGAACATCTTCAACACGATGTTCGCTGCCGGCGACTTCAACAACGACGGCGAGAATGACGTCATTGCCCGCGACATTTCCGGTTCGCTCTTCCTCTACCCAGCTGGCTGGCATGGTGGTTGGTACCCGCGACAGCAGATCGGTTGGGGCTGGGGGATCTTCAGCACCATCTTCGCGGCAGGCGACTTTAGTGGAGACGGCAACAACGACCTCCTTGCCCGCAAGTCTTCCGGTGAGCTCGTGCTGTACCCGGGCAACGGCCACGGCGGCTTCCTGGCTGCCTCGACAGTCGGCTGGGGATGGGGCGGCATGACTTCGGTGTTCTCCCCTGGTGATTTCGATGGCGACCGCAAGCCTGACGTCCTGGCCCGCGACGGCGCCGGAAACCTAATCTTCTACGGTGGCAATGGCCACGGCGGCTGGACTAGCAGCCGCGTGATCGGCCAGGGCTGGAACGCCATCACCAAGCTCGGCGGTGCCGGCGACTTCGACGGCGATGGCGCCAACGACGTCTGGGGCATCGACACCTCGGGTCAGATGCGCATGTACTACGGCAGCGGCTCAGGCGGGTGGAAGGGCTCCGCTGTGGTTGGCTGGGGCTGGGGCGGCTTCAACGCTGTTTTCTAA
- a CDS encoding urocanate hydratase produces the protein MTADFTTGARPVKAARGTELTAKSWQTEAPLRMLMNNLDPEVAERPDDLVVYGGTGRAVRSWAAFDAITRTLETMEKDETLLVQSGKPVGVFRTHEWAPRVLLANSNLVGDWATWPEFRRLEAEGLMMYGQMTAGSWIYIGTQGILQGTYETFAAVGNKLAAEGRHPAPAAEGSSEGPLAGTLTLTGGCGGMGGAQPLAVTLNDGACLIVDVDETRLRRRAGKRYLDEVETDLDAAIAKVQAAKAERRGWSVGYVGNAAEVFPELLRRHKAGDVTFDVVTDQTSAHDPLSYLPEGITVAEWHTEAEADPEGFTKKAQASMARHVQAMVEFQDAGAEVFDYGNSIRDEARKGGYERAFEFPGFVPAYIRPLFCEGLGPFRWVALSGDPEDIRVTDEAIKELFPENKHLHKWIDAAQERVEFEGLPARICWLGYGERAKAGLLFNQLVAEGKVKAPIVIGRDHLDSGSVASPYRETESMADGSDAIADWPLLNALINTSSGATWVSIHHGGGVGIGRSLHAGQVSVADGTDLAAEKLERLLTNDPGMGVIRHVDAGYDRAVEVANERGVRIPMNEK, from the coding sequence ATGACTGCCGATTTCACTACTGGTGCCCGTCCGGTTAAGGCCGCGCGGGGTACTGAGCTTACTGCCAAGTCGTGGCAGACCGAGGCGCCGTTGCGCATGTTGATGAACAACCTGGATCCGGAGGTTGCTGAGCGTCCGGATGATTTGGTGGTGTACGGGGGTACGGGTCGTGCGGTGCGTTCCTGGGCTGCGTTTGATGCGATTACCCGGACCTTGGAAACGATGGAGAAGGACGAAACGCTCCTGGTCCAGTCGGGCAAGCCGGTGGGTGTGTTCCGCACGCATGAGTGGGCTCCGCGGGTGTTGCTGGCGAACTCGAACCTGGTGGGGGACTGGGCGACGTGGCCGGAGTTCCGCCGCCTGGAGGCCGAGGGTTTGATGATGTACGGGCAGATGACGGCCGGGTCCTGGATTTACATCGGCACGCAGGGCATCCTGCAGGGCACCTATGAGACGTTCGCCGCGGTAGGGAACAAGCTCGCCGCGGAGGGCCGCCACCCGGCCCCCGCCGCCGAGGGCTCATCCGAGGGCCCCCTGGCCGGCACCCTGACCCTGACTGGTGGGTGTGGTGGCATGGGTGGTGCGCAGCCGCTGGCGGTGACGTTGAATGATGGTGCGTGCCTGATCGTGGATGTGGACGAGACCCGTTTGCGTCGCCGGGCGGGCAAGCGGTACCTGGACGAGGTCGAAACGGATCTGGACGCGGCGATCGCGAAGGTCCAGGCCGCGAAGGCCGAGCGCCGTGGCTGGTCGGTGGGGTATGTGGGCAACGCCGCTGAGGTGTTCCCGGAACTGCTCCGCCGCCACAAGGCCGGGGACGTGACCTTCGATGTGGTCACCGACCAGACATCCGCCCATGACCCGTTGTCGTACCTGCCGGAGGGCATCACCGTGGCGGAGTGGCACACCGAGGCTGAGGCTGATCCGGAAGGGTTCACGAAGAAGGCCCAGGCCTCGATGGCCCGGCACGTGCAGGCGATGGTGGAGTTCCAGGACGCCGGGGCTGAGGTGTTTGATTACGGCAACTCGATCCGTGATGAGGCACGCAAGGGCGGCTACGAGCGGGCGTTCGAGTTCCCCGGTTTCGTCCCTGCCTACATCCGTCCGCTGTTCTGCGAGGGCCTGGGCCCGTTCCGCTGGGTCGCGCTGTCCGGGGACCCGGAAGACATTAGGGTCACGGACGAGGCGATCAAGGAGTTGTTCCCGGAGAACAAGCACCTGCACAAGTGGATCGACGCGGCCCAGGAACGGGTGGAGTTCGAGGGCTTGCCGGCGCGTATTTGCTGGCTCGGGTACGGCGAACGGGCCAAGGCCGGCCTGCTCTTCAACCAGCTCGTCGCCGAGGGCAAGGTCAAGGCCCCGATCGTGATCGGCCGTGACCACCTGGACTCCGGCTCGGTGGCGTCCCCGTACCGGGAGACCGAGTCCATGGCCGACGGCTCCGACGCGATCGCTGACTGGCCGTTGCTGAACGCCCTGATCAATACCTCCTCGGGTGCTACCTGGGTCTCGATCCACCACGGCGGCGGGGTCGGTATCGGCCGGTCCCTGCACGCCGGGCAGGTCTCCGTCGCTGACGGCACCGACCTGGCCGCGGAGAAGCTCGAACGGCTCCTGACCAACGACCCCGGCATGGGCGTCATCCGCCACGTCGACGCCGGCTACGACCGCGCCGTCGAAGTCGCCAACGAACGCGGCGTCCGCATCCCCATGAACGAAAAGTAG
- a CDS encoding MDR family MFS transporter, producing MSKSAPVRAAGEVLTHRQTLTVMVGLMLGMFLSSLDQTIVSTSIYTIANDLDGLSLQAWATTAYLITSTVSTPLYGKLSDIFGRRPLYLAAILIFLAGSLYAGSVHSMTELAIARGVQGLGAGGLLALALTIIGDIVALKDRAKYQGYFMSVFGISSVLGPVIGGAFAGTSTILGFDGWRWVFFINLPIGLAALTVVFMFLHLPARHVKQKIDYWGAAAITLAIVPLLLVAEQGRSWGWASGASWLCYGLGVVGIVAFLFAEMRAGDYALIPLRLFKNATFGLSSLLNFIIGIGMFGAIAMLPMYLQLVKGLTPTEAGLMMITFTVGILFGSISAGRTISSSGVYRIFPILGTAILTGAAAVMGLVLGVDTGLWVPGLIAVFFGVGLGFCMQPLTLAMQVSVPPKDMGVGTSTAAFFRSMGGAVGTAVFISMLFSLAADKIADGMKTAASSPDYQAVMKDPAVAADPANAKLFDFFKNGATNDSLNDTSWLHAANSTLTRPITEGFAQAIDTVMLTAAGLMLIAFLISFALPNKKLMDPKAAAKESVPAH from the coding sequence ATGTCCAAATCTGCGCCCGTCCGGGCCGCCGGCGAGGTCCTGACGCATCGTCAGACGCTCACCGTCATGGTGGGACTCATGCTCGGCATGTTCCTGTCCTCACTGGACCAGACCATTGTGTCCACGTCCATCTACACCATCGCCAATGACCTCGACGGCTTGTCACTCCAGGCATGGGCAACTACCGCCTACCTCATCACTTCTACTGTGAGTACGCCGCTCTACGGCAAGCTCAGTGACATCTTCGGGCGCCGTCCGCTGTACCTGGCAGCCATCCTGATCTTCCTGGCCGGATCCCTCTATGCCGGGTCCGTCCATTCCATGACGGAGCTTGCCATCGCCCGTGGCGTGCAGGGCCTGGGCGCAGGTGGCCTTTTGGCGCTGGCACTGACAATCATCGGCGACATCGTTGCTCTGAAGGACCGGGCCAAATACCAGGGCTACTTCATGTCAGTATTCGGTATCTCCTCCGTCCTCGGTCCTGTCATCGGCGGCGCTTTCGCGGGAACATCGACCATCCTGGGCTTCGACGGCTGGCGCTGGGTATTCTTCATCAACCTTCCCATTGGCCTTGCGGCACTCACTGTGGTGTTCATGTTCCTTCACCTGCCTGCACGGCACGTGAAGCAGAAGATCGACTATTGGGGCGCGGCAGCCATCACCCTGGCAATCGTTCCGCTCCTTCTTGTAGCCGAGCAGGGCCGGTCCTGGGGTTGGGCATCGGGCGCATCCTGGCTGTGTTATGGCCTTGGCGTCGTCGGCATCGTGGCGTTCCTGTTCGCAGAGATGCGGGCCGGGGACTACGCTTTGATCCCCTTGCGTCTCTTTAAGAACGCAACCTTCGGTTTGTCATCCCTGCTGAACTTCATCATCGGCATCGGCATGTTCGGTGCCATCGCCATGCTGCCCATGTACCTGCAGCTGGTGAAGGGACTTACCCCCACCGAAGCGGGCCTCATGATGATCACGTTCACCGTGGGCATCCTGTTCGGTTCCATCAGCGCCGGCCGCACCATCTCGTCGTCGGGCGTTTACAGAATCTTCCCCATCCTCGGTACGGCAATCCTGACAGGCGCCGCGGCTGTGATGGGCCTGGTGCTCGGCGTGGACACTGGCCTTTGGGTTCCCGGACTCATCGCCGTGTTCTTCGGCGTCGGCTTGGGCTTCTGCATGCAGCCGCTGACACTTGCCATGCAGGTATCGGTGCCGCCCAAGGACATGGGCGTCGGAACCTCTACTGCGGCGTTCTTCCGTTCCATGGGTGGCGCCGTGGGCACGGCCGTGTTCATCTCCATGCTGTTCAGCCTGGCAGCGGACAAGATCGCCGATGGCATGAAAACCGCTGCTTCCAGCCCGGACTACCAAGCGGTCATGAAGGATCCGGCCGTGGCCGCAGATCCCGCGAATGCCAAACTCTTCGATTTCTTCAAGAATGGCGCCACCAACGATTCCCTGAACGACACCAGTTGGCTGCATGCGGCCAACAGCACCCTCACCCGGCCCATCACCGAGGGCTTCGCACAGGCAATTGACACTGTGATGCTCACAGCAGCTGGCCTGATGCTGATCGCGTTCCTCATCAGCTTCGCGTTGCCCAACAAGAAGCTCATGGACCCGAAAGCAGCAGCCAAGGAATCCGTCCCGGCGCACTAA